A region of Jonquetella anthropi DSM 22815 DNA encodes the following proteins:
- the rsfS gene encoding ribosome silencing factor: MIGEGTQRVINAIVSALEDKKAIDVKVIDLEGRTSLADAFILATGNSDVHMSTLVRVADETLTKEGITPRIEGEYSTQWALIDGGDVIVHIFGVKAREFYSLERIWKAVEAERQG; this comes from the coding sequence TTGATAGGCGAAGGAACTCAACGCGTCATCAACGCGATTGTATCGGCCTTAGAAGACAAGAAGGCAATTGACGTCAAGGTCATTGACCTCGAAGGGCGAACGTCACTGGCCGACGCTTTCATCTTAGCAACGGGGAACTCGGACGTGCACATGTCCACGCTCGTCCGCGTCGCCGACGAAACGCTGACGAAGGAAGGGATCACCCCGCGGATTGAAGGGGAGTACAGCACCCAATGGGCCCTAATCGACGGCGGAGACGTGATCGTTCATATATTCGGCGTCAAAGCCAGGGAATTTTACAGCCTGGAGCGCATCTGGAAGGCAGTCGAAGCGGAACGGCAGGGATAA
- a CDS encoding helix-turn-helix domain-containing protein — protein sequence MKMDNSSVGIRWEDVQKELFTPEDIAISHLKAALIGELIRARRELGLSQRKLEEMSGVKQPVIARMELGETNPQIDTVIKLLVPLGKTLAIVPLPTNE from the coding sequence ATGAAAATGGACAACAGCTCAGTCGGCATTCGCTGGGAAGATGTTCAGAAAGAACTCTTCACCCCAGAAGACATTGCCATTAGCCATCTTAAAGCTGCTCTCATCGGGGAACTTATCAGAGCCCGTCGGGAACTAGGATTATCTCAGCGCAAACTCGAAGAAATGAGCGGGGTAAAGCAGCCTGTTATAGCGAGAATGGAGCTGGGCGAAACAAACCCCCAAATTGACACCGTAATAAAGCTTTTAGTTCCTTTAGGTAAGACGCTGGCAATTGTGCCCCTTCCAACTAATGAATGA
- a CDS encoding lysozyme inhibitor LprI family protein, whose amino-acid sequence MDKKAEEVDIDSMSTADVVDFYDSLMDGWKKEIARADEELLKVLPAAGKEKFKKTQKAWEAFSQAENDVLDLAIEKVNEGPYGGTMWVSIQANSHAEFTRVRAMELLTYLDWYKNRKIELSDDCETEYMSDVDQDIWGSLPDNLPDGSKDSAAKLKAAWEAFAASEKDFINWLARELGGATGDDIWIEANSAYICPLANVLSVCENAEEYTESDADDEAGDEDEAGDENEDNGGAEDSEAEPVAN is encoded by the coding sequence TTGGATAAGAAAGCCGAGGAAGTCGACATCGATTCTATGTCAACAGCTGACGTGGTCGATTTTTATGATTCTTTGATGGACGGTTGGAAAAAGGAAATTGCCAGAGCCGACGAAGAGCTTTTAAAGGTCCTGCCGGCGGCCGGAAAGGAAAAATTCAAAAAAACTCAAAAAGCGTGGGAGGCGTTCTCTCAAGCTGAAAACGACGTCCTTGATCTGGCCATAGAGAAAGTGAATGAAGGACCGTACGGCGGAACAATGTGGGTATCGATTCAGGCCAACAGCCATGCCGAGTTTACCCGGGTGCGGGCCATGGAACTTCTGACGTACTTGGATTGGTACAAGAATCGAAAGATTGAGCTTTCTGATGATTGCGAGACAGAATATATGAGTGATGTGGATCAAGATATCTGGGGATCTCTGCCAGATAATTTGCCTGACGGCTCTAAAGACAGTGCGGCCAAGCTGAAAGCAGCGTGGGAAGCGTTCGCTGCCAGCGAAAAGGACTTCATTAACTGGCTTGCCCGTGAACTGGGAGGGGCTACAGGAGATGACATTTGGATTGAAGCAAATTCTGCCTACATCTGCCCTCTCGCCAACGTACTCTCTGTCTGTGAAAATGCGGAGGAGTACACGGAAAGCGACGCAGATGACGAAGCCGGCGACGAAGATGAAGCCGGAGACGAAAACGAGGACAACGGCGGCGCTGAAGACTCTGAAGCCGAGCCTGTGGCGAATTAA
- a CDS encoding helix-turn-helix domain-containing protein, which produces MSHLSYKKLWKRLIDLDLTKTQLREGAGISTSTMSRLKVGSNVNTEVIVKICDYLSCRVEDICELEKSE; this is translated from the coding sequence ATGAGCCATCTTAGCTATAAAAAACTTTGGAAACGTCTGATTGATCTGGATCTTACTAAAACACAGCTCCGAGAAGGTGCTGGAATCAGCACTTCCACTATGTCGCGCCTTAAAGTCGGAAGTAACGTAAATACCGAAGTCATTGTGAAAATTTGTGACTATCTCAGTTGCCGGGTTGAAGACATTTGCGAATTGGAAAAATCAGAGTGA
- a CDS encoding restriction endonuclease subunit S, with translation MYYWRLAIFYFLEELGCFANLQEQQCNYVVKNFSETFRASGRLDSEYYQTKYDKLFVQLGRLNSKKLSHLVRIQKSIEPGSAAYMEKGIPFVRVQDLSSQGISEPCIYLDQKSCAEAPRPQKDTILFSKDGTVGIAYKVQENDPEFVTSSAILHLNMKTDEMLPDYLTLMLNSPIVQLQAERDAGGSVINHWKLSEIADVLVPVLSYEQQKEISLLAQSSFRYRTISKQYLEIATRAVEVAIEQNEDAAICYIEDCENLLV, from the coding sequence ATGTACTACTGGCGCTTGGCAATCTTCTATTTCTTAGAAGAGTTAGGTTGTTTTGCCAACTTGCAAGAGCAACAGTGCAACTATGTTGTCAAGAATTTCTCGGAAACCTTCCGAGCTTCAGGGAGATTGGATAGCGAATACTATCAGACAAAGTATGACAAATTATTTGTGCAACTCGGAAGGCTGAATAGTAAGAAGCTATCTCACCTTGTCAGGATACAGAAATCCATTGAGCCTGGCAGCGCTGCCTACATGGAAAAAGGAATTCCGTTTGTTCGAGTACAGGATTTATCCTCACAAGGCATTAGTGAGCCATGTATCTATCTTGACCAGAAAAGTTGCGCCGAGGCCCCTCGTCCTCAGAAAGACACAATCCTATTTTCTAAAGATGGAACTGTTGGTATTGCCTACAAAGTACAAGAGAATGATCCTGAGTTCGTAACTTCATCGGCAATTCTGCATCTGAACATGAAAACAGATGAGATGCTTCCTGATTACCTGACATTAATGTTGAACTCCCCTATAGTTCAGCTACAAGCTGAACGAGATGCAGGCGGTTCGGTCATCAACCATTGGAAGCTGTCTGAAATTGCAGATGTGCTAGTGCCTGTGCTCTCCTACGAACAGCAAAAAGAAATCAGCTTATTAGCCCAATCGAGTTTTAGGTATAGGACAATAAGCAAGCAGTATCTCGAAATCGCTACGCGTGCGGTTGAGGTCGCTATTGAGCAAAATGAAGACGCAGCTATCTGTTACATCGAAGATTGTGAGAATCTGCTAGTATAA
- a CDS encoding type I restriction enzyme HsdR N-terminal domain-containing protein, with product MRNKVIRATPEEIVRQLYILKLHSIYNYPLDLMQVEYPVHFGREVKRADIVIFDKKHSTTPYIIVELKKPKLKDGKEQLRSYCNATGAPIGIWTNGGQISYYHRKDPNYFEDIPNIPSAEESLKDILTERWTLDDLVAKDKLVTERKSLKDLILEMEDEVLANAGVDVFEEVFKLIFTKLFDEMRSGRNKKRNLEFRNYGETDEELKKKIQFLFDQAKDQWDGVFTGDAKLLLSPSHLAICISSLQDVKLFNSNLDVVDDAFEYLMSKTSKGEKGQFFTPRYVIEMCVKMLNPRADETMIDTAAGSCGFPVHTMFHVWRSIMKEKESVQSNLFTTEEKPDECTYYVNNNVFAIDFDEKTVRVARTLNLIAGDGQTNVLHLNTLDYEHWDDTAKDNDWRYNVGWRRLCRLRTTKNSKTTHLTLILLWPTRLLRGILKSLASSPNMTLVKTLKASSKVKSGVTSYSLNAI from the coding sequence GTGCGCAACAAGGTAATTCGTGCCACGCCAGAAGAAATAGTCCGGCAGCTTTATATTCTCAAACTGCACAGTATTTACAACTATCCACTTGATTTGATGCAGGTTGAATATCCTGTTCATTTCGGGCGTGAAGTTAAACGTGCTGACATCGTGATATTCGACAAAAAACATTCCACGACCCCGTACATTATCGTGGAACTTAAAAAGCCAAAGCTGAAAGATGGAAAAGAACAGCTTCGCTCTTACTGTAACGCTACAGGTGCGCCAATTGGTATTTGGACAAACGGCGGACAGATCTCCTACTATCACCGTAAGGATCCAAACTATTTTGAGGATATCCCCAACATTCCAAGTGCCGAAGAATCCCTTAAAGACATTTTGACCGAACGTTGGACACTTGACGATTTAGTGGCAAAAGATAAGCTGGTCACCGAGCGTAAAAGCTTGAAAGATCTCATTTTGGAAATGGAAGACGAAGTCCTTGCAAATGCGGGCGTTGATGTTTTTGAAGAAGTTTTCAAGCTAATCTTCACCAAGCTATTCGATGAGATGCGTTCGGGCCGTAATAAGAAGCGAAACTTAGAGTTTCGTAACTATGGGGAGACAGACGAAGAGCTCAAGAAGAAAATCCAATTCTTATTTGATCAGGCAAAAGATCAATGGGACGGAGTATTTACTGGCGATGCTAAACTTTTACTATCGCCGTCTCATTTGGCAATTTGCATTTCTAGCCTGCAGGATGTAAAGCTGTTCAACTCTAACCTTGATGTTGTGGACGACGCCTTCGAATATCTTATGAGTAAAACCAGCAAAGGAGAAAAAGGCCAGTTCTTCACTCCGCGCTATGTAATCGAAATGTGCGTCAAAATGCTTAATCCACGTGCAGACGAAACTATGATCGATACGGCAGCCGGATCCTGCGGCTTCCCTGTACATACAATGTTCCACGTGTGGCGCTCCATCATGAAAGAAAAAGAGTCAGTTCAATCCAATCTATTCACAACAGAAGAAAAACCGGATGAATGTACATATTATGTTAATAATAATGTATTCGCAATTGACTTTGACGAAAAAACTGTTCGTGTTGCTAGAACCCTGAATCTCATTGCAGGAGACGGGCAAACGAACGTTCTTCATTTAAACACCCTCGACTACGAACACTGGGATGATACCGCTAAAGACAATGATTGGCGCTACAACGTGGGATGGAGACGCCTATGCAGGCTGAGAACAACTAAAAACTCAAAAACTACGCATTTAACTTTGATATTGTTATGGCCAACCCGCCTTTTGCGGGGGATATTAAAGAGTCTCGCATCATCACCAAATATGACCTTGGTAAAAACGCTAAAGGCCAGTTCCAAAGTAAAGTCGGGCGTGACATCTTATTCATTGAACGCAATTTGA
- a CDS encoding N-6 DNA methylase, which yields MTKYDLGKNAKGQFQSKVGRDILFIERNLNFLKPGGRMAIVLPQGRFNNASDKYIRDFIAEHCRILAVVGLHGNVFKPHTGTKTSVLFVQKWDDKLCPKKEDYPIFFATMQKPSKDNSGDKIFACDENGVPKLDNHGHLFVDHDLYNHEGLTNDGIAEAFQEFAKREGLSFFQ from the coding sequence ATCACCAAATATGACCTTGGTAAAAACGCTAAAGGCCAGTTCCAAAGTAAAGTCGGGCGTGACATCTTATTCATTGAACGCAATTTGAATTTTCTAAAACCGGGTGGCCGCATGGCAATCGTACTGCCACAAGGACGCTTTAACAACGCCTCTGACAAATACATTCGTGATTTCATTGCCGAGCATTGCCGAATTCTTGCTGTCGTGGGGTTACATGGGAATGTTTTCAAACCACATACTGGGACAAAGACGAGTGTTCTGTTTGTGCAAAAGTGGGATGACAAGCTCTGCCCAAAAAAAGAGGATTATCCTATCTTCTTTGCCACGATGCAAAAACCAAGCAAGGATAACTCAGGCGATAAGATCTTCGCATGCGACGAGAATGGGGTGCCGAAACTTGATAACCACGGGCATTTATTCGTAGATCACGACCTCTATAATCACGAAGGACTCACGAACGACGGCATTGCGGAAGCATTTCAAGAGTTCGCCAAACGAGAGGGCTTATCTTTTTTTCAATGA
- a CDS encoding calcium-binding and coiled-coil domain-containing protein 1 produces the protein MNDLKNFDQLLSDLSSAIETFRRNEAVKEETFRTQTNPFRKELEAVTSSLSDCKKQLQDARSELEAAQKENQRLQTTLRSVCKGLRDLLTQASEERSQ, from the coding sequence ATGAACGACCTGAAGAACTTCGATCAGCTGCTCTCTGATCTTTCGTCGGCCATCGAAACGTTTCGCCGCAACGAAGCGGTCAAGGAAGAGACGTTTCGGACGCAAACAAACCCATTCCGCAAGGAGCTGGAAGCCGTGACCAGCTCGCTTTCTGACTGCAAAAAACAGCTGCAGGACGCCAGAAGCGAGCTCGAAGCCGCGCAGAAGGAAAATCAGCGCCTTCAGACAACGCTGAGATCCGTCTGCAAAGGCCTGCGTGACCTGCTCACCCAGGCCAGCGAGGAGCGTTCCCAATGA
- a CDS encoding type II toxin-antitoxin system HicB family antitoxin yields MVDRYIYPAQLHYEAHQVGVTFPDLPGCVTVGKDATEAIYRAKEALGLHLVGMEDDHDTIPAPSQEAQLSTEEKAIYVLIEVWMPLIRAAVREPYVRKSVTVPAWMDKAAKKAGLNYSQLLQAAIAQSIGASK; encoded by the coding sequence ATGGTTGACCGATATATCTACCCGGCTCAGCTGCACTACGAAGCACACCAAGTCGGCGTCACCTTTCCAGATCTGCCGGGTTGCGTCACCGTTGGCAAGGACGCAACAGAAGCGATCTACAGAGCCAAAGAGGCCTTAGGGCTTCATCTGGTCGGTATGGAAGACGATCACGACACGATCCCAGCGCCTTCCCAAGAGGCTCAACTTTCCACAGAGGAAAAAGCAATCTATGTCCTGATCGAAGTTTGGATGCCGCTTATTCGCGCCGCAGTCCGAGAACCCTACGTTCGCAAATCCGTCACGGTACCCGCGTGGATGGACAAAGCCGCCAAAAAAGCCGGCCTCAACTACAGTCAGCTGCTCCAAGCGGCCATTGCCCAGTCGATTGGCGCTTCTAAATAG
- a CDS encoding CvpA family protein: MKVIQEFLAQSITPIDLIMLCLALYFGIRGFLLGFAREFASLAGTLIGAWLAFTQWRWLADILSRTFPRVFTNPVLTQMTAIVLLFLASGLICSLLGRLLACIFRFVWLNFFNRVLGLALGLGKTIIIAMVIVHFRHLIPGWHIEGTYTWKVASWALTWLENNFPTLLG, encoded by the coding sequence ATGAAAGTTATTCAAGAGTTTCTCGCCCAGTCCATCACGCCGATTGACCTGATCATGCTGTGCCTGGCCCTGTACTTCGGCATTCGAGGGTTCCTTCTCGGCTTCGCCAGAGAATTTGCCTCCTTGGCAGGCACGCTCATCGGAGCTTGGCTCGCCTTTACTCAGTGGCGCTGGCTGGCCGACATCCTGTCTCGTACCTTTCCCCGCGTGTTCACCAACCCAGTTCTCACCCAGATGACCGCTATCGTACTGCTTTTCCTCGCCAGCGGCCTCATCTGCTCGCTCCTCGGCCGACTCCTCGCATGTATCTTTCGGTTCGTCTGGCTCAACTTCTTCAACCGCGTTCTGGGGCTCGCACTGGGGCTTGGGAAAACGATCATCATCGCCATGGTCATCGTCCATTTCCGTCACCTTATCCCTGGATGGCATATCGAAGGAACCTATACTTGGAAAGTCGCTTCGTGGGCTCTGACCTGGCTCGAAAATAATTTCCCAACTCTGCTCGGTTAG
- a CDS encoding endonuclease MutS2 has product MNLSAQTAQTLELPDVLALFGRKARSELALKALAHLSPASTVEELRTRQNTLKSYADCQAKRGEFPWLSDVKLAAYLLDEAKETGWIDGPQLLTIRRLLELSQKIKEFLDSTKEDWPELKALCGRIRDFTEEIRRLAVLDDSGELLDGASPRLRDLRTKLENAKGQARARGNRFLNGPQSHMLQEKILTLRNGRFSVLVKPGSVPSFPGIFTERSLSGNSAYMEPQSIVPLNNQIADLNQQIKEEERTIFRELTGLLLARQGAIRAAEDVLCQLDLCHCALEWMSGAKWRLAELQAPCHFRFYQLRHPLLGSGAVPIDVACGLKYRQLVVTGPNTGGKTVALKTAAVAVYLSWCGLPAPCGDGSTIGPIDGIYADIGDEQSIEQNLSTFSSHLTRIVQALEKATKNSLVLLDELGAGTDPQEGSALGIALLEEFGKRGSLVLATTHHNPIKHYATVTAGVEAACVDFDQKSLKPTYRLLTGVPGQSNALAIAGRYGMPQNILSRARRLLNEREVDAERLMGELQTKKSQLDRIEREVIQRQTELQTAQTQIEARRKALFSQKDDVLLKAQQQARQVLDEAEQQARDLLRNLQDAAESAGHKVMEDHKKQTKAARLRGAVREASIEARKNAALSQEKPLAVGDSVRIGADGKAIGEIVALSENNAEVQMGMMKVSVPVRRLVRTKRPKEESFASGPKFTKPEGVAGSLMVRGLSLDEAMPLVSQYLDRAMRAGYGEVTIIHGRGEGILRRAVHELCASLNYVSEYRLGGPGEGGYGVTIVRFK; this is encoded by the coding sequence ATGAACCTTTCAGCACAAACAGCCCAAACGCTTGAACTGCCAGACGTCTTAGCTCTCTTCGGCCGCAAGGCCCGTAGCGAACTCGCGCTAAAAGCCTTGGCCCATCTGTCCCCAGCTTCAACTGTCGAAGAGCTCCGAACCCGGCAGAACACGCTCAAGTCCTATGCCGACTGCCAGGCAAAAAGGGGAGAGTTCCCTTGGCTCTCTGACGTAAAGCTCGCCGCTTATCTGCTTGACGAAGCCAAGGAAACCGGCTGGATCGACGGACCACAGCTCTTGACGATCCGCCGGCTTCTCGAACTCAGTCAGAAAATTAAAGAGTTCCTCGACTCAACAAAAGAGGACTGGCCGGAGCTTAAAGCTCTCTGCGGCCGCATCCGAGACTTTACTGAAGAAATCCGCCGCCTGGCTGTGCTTGACGATTCAGGCGAACTGCTTGACGGCGCCTCGCCTCGGCTGCGCGACCTCCGAACAAAACTGGAAAACGCGAAAGGCCAAGCGCGGGCTCGGGGAAACCGATTCCTCAACGGCCCTCAGAGCCACATGCTTCAAGAAAAGATCCTCACCCTCCGGAACGGACGGTTCTCCGTGCTGGTCAAGCCCGGCTCTGTCCCGTCCTTCCCGGGGATATTCACCGAACGGTCGCTTTCCGGGAACTCCGCCTACATGGAGCCCCAGTCCATCGTCCCGCTGAACAACCAGATAGCCGACCTGAACCAACAGATCAAGGAAGAAGAACGGACCATTTTTAGAGAACTGACCGGGCTCCTTCTGGCGCGGCAGGGCGCAATCCGTGCAGCCGAAGACGTCCTGTGCCAGCTTGACCTGTGTCACTGCGCCTTAGAGTGGATGTCCGGCGCAAAATGGCGCTTGGCCGAACTCCAAGCGCCATGCCACTTCCGCTTTTATCAGCTTCGGCATCCACTTCTAGGAAGCGGCGCCGTCCCTATTGACGTCGCCTGCGGACTGAAATATCGCCAACTGGTCGTCACCGGCCCCAACACCGGAGGGAAAACTGTCGCCCTAAAAACGGCAGCCGTGGCCGTCTACCTGAGCTGGTGCGGCCTTCCTGCCCCGTGCGGCGACGGATCGACCATCGGCCCGATCGACGGCATTTACGCCGACATCGGCGACGAACAGAGCATCGAACAGAACCTTTCCACGTTCAGCTCCCACCTGACCCGAATCGTCCAGGCTCTCGAAAAAGCCACGAAGAATTCTCTCGTCCTGCTGGACGAACTGGGCGCGGGAACTGACCCGCAGGAAGGCTCGGCCCTAGGCATTGCCCTTCTTGAAGAGTTTGGCAAACGGGGCAGTCTCGTTCTGGCCACAACCCACCACAACCCGATAAAGCACTACGCCACCGTCACGGCCGGCGTAGAGGCGGCCTGTGTCGATTTTGATCAAAAGTCACTGAAACCGACGTACCGGCTGCTCACCGGCGTTCCCGGGCAAAGCAACGCCCTAGCCATTGCGGGACGGTACGGTATGCCTCAAAACATATTGAGCCGGGCCCGGCGGCTTTTGAACGAACGGGAAGTGGACGCTGAACGCCTGATGGGAGAGCTGCAGACGAAAAAGTCCCAGCTCGACCGAATCGAGCGGGAAGTTATCCAGCGCCAAACCGAGCTGCAAACCGCCCAGACACAAATCGAAGCGCGGCGCAAAGCGCTCTTCAGCCAAAAAGACGACGTTCTCCTAAAAGCCCAGCAGCAGGCCCGGCAGGTTTTAGACGAAGCAGAACAGCAGGCTCGGGACCTCCTGAGAAACCTCCAAGACGCAGCTGAATCTGCCGGACACAAGGTCATGGAGGACCACAAAAAACAGACGAAGGCAGCCCGGCTCAGGGGAGCTGTCCGAGAAGCCTCCATCGAGGCCAGAAAAAACGCCGCCCTGTCTCAAGAAAAACCGTTGGCCGTCGGGGACTCGGTCCGAATCGGAGCCGACGGCAAAGCAATCGGTGAAATTGTCGCCCTCAGCGAAAACAACGCTGAAGTTCAGATGGGCATGATGAAAGTATCCGTTCCAGTCCGCCGCTTGGTCAGAACCAAACGGCCGAAGGAAGAGTCTTTCGCCTCGGGGCCGAAGTTCACCAAACCGGAAGGCGTCGCCGGCTCATTGATGGTCAGAGGGCTTTCGCTGGACGAAGCCATGCCGCTCGTGTCCCAGTACTTGGATCGGGCCATGAGAGCCGGTTACGGCGAAGTCACGATCATTCATGGGCGGGGAGAGGGAATCCTTCGCCGGGCCGTCCATGAGCTGTGCGCCAGCCTCAACTACGTATCCGAGTATCGCCTTGGCGGCCCCGGTGAAGGAGGATACGGCGTCACAATCGTCCGTTTCAAATAA
- the tpiA gene encoding triose-phosphate isomerase: MTAQKKLYLFGNWKMNLGPSQAQEFGAKFRSLVSASSEDRAVWALFPPFLSLAALKEGLGDSPVSLGVQDVSDQPSGAFTGQVSASMAKESGCRYAIVGHSERRQYQGETSALVAAKAAACRAAGIIPVVCVGESLEQREAGQTQTIIDEQIAPVLQALEGSHDWLIAYEPIWAIGTGKAALPSDAQAVCQRLADQSGVPVLYGGSVKPENAGQYFAQPAVSGALVGGASLKPEVFFSLAEI, from the coding sequence ATGACGGCACAAAAGAAGCTGTACCTTTTCGGCAATTGGAAGATGAACCTCGGCCCGTCCCAAGCTCAGGAGTTCGGGGCCAAATTCCGGTCTCTCGTTTCTGCAAGCTCTGAGGACCGGGCTGTCTGGGCTCTTTTTCCGCCGTTTCTTTCTTTGGCGGCGCTTAAAGAGGGCCTTGGCGATTCGCCGGTGTCGCTGGGCGTGCAGGACGTGAGCGATCAACCGTCCGGGGCCTTTACCGGCCAGGTTTCCGCGTCGATGGCAAAAGAGTCAGGCTGTCGTTACGCGATCGTCGGTCACAGCGAACGGCGCCAGTATCAGGGCGAGACGTCAGCGCTTGTGGCTGCTAAGGCCGCAGCGTGCCGCGCTGCCGGCATTATTCCCGTCGTCTGTGTAGGGGAGTCGCTGGAGCAGAGAGAAGCTGGCCAAACTCAAACGATCATCGACGAACAAATAGCGCCAGTCCTTCAAGCTCTTGAGGGATCTCATGACTGGCTTATTGCTTATGAGCCTATTTGGGCGATCGGGACAGGGAAAGCCGCCCTTCCTTCAGACGCTCAAGCAGTCTGCCAACGTTTGGCCGATCAGAGCGGCGTTCCTGTTCTGTACGGCGGGAGCGTCAAGCCGGAGAACGCGGGGCAGTATTTTGCCCAGCCGGCCGTGAGCGGCGCCCTCGTGGGCGGAGCGAGCCTGAAACCAGAGGTTTTCTTCTCGCTTGCTGAAATCTGA
- a CDS encoding restriction endonuclease subunit S, translating into MDGLEAVEKNYKEIWANTARIDAEYFKKADLRLLNKLKSLSLKKLSDMFYITDGIHASINYDPNSSVHLLSATSPRKGFVNVDRDVRISLKQHKANPRTALREKDVLISTVGTIGNVAMVTSDILPSNSDRHVAILRARGKNVFAECMTVFLMSKYGKTQCLRETSGNVQQNLFLYMIRDLWVPEFSPCFESKVTTLFKEANRHRIESQQTYREAQAILLKYLDIPYHYHLSNAPISIRALRESFLKTGRLDAEYYQPKYDSLIQAIRSYHNGYAQFADVFNLRDQNVVPKPNQEYQYIELANVGSLGQINDITKALGKELPSRARRMVKTNDVILSSIEGSMNSIALIPKEYNNALCSTGFYVLNSETLKPEVTLILFQSLFMQDLLKRGCSGTILTSLNRNDLFNIPIPILDGEIQNKISSYVQESMRYRQQAKELLHLATESVELAIDKSEDDAVVMLTDRQTDRQTDRH; encoded by the coding sequence ATGGATGGGCTGGAAGCAGTAGAGAAAAACTACAAAGAAATTTGGGCAAATACTGCCAGAATAGACGCGGAGTACTTTAAAAAAGCAGACTTGCGTTTATTAAACAAGCTTAAATCTCTTAGTCTTAAAAAATTAAGTGATATGTTCTATATAACGGACGGTATCCATGCATCTATTAATTACGATCCTAACAGTAGTGTTCACTTGCTTTCGGCCACTTCTCCTAGAAAAGGATTTGTAAACGTTGATCGGGATGTCAGAATTTCATTAAAACAACATAAAGCGAATCCTAGAACGGCCTTACGTGAAAAAGATGTGTTAATCTCTACAGTCGGGACTATAGGTAATGTTGCTATGGTTACTAGCGACATTCTTCCGTCAAATTCTGATCGTCATGTAGCAATTCTTCGTGCTAGAGGAAAAAACGTTTTTGCCGAATGTATGACAGTATTTTTAATGAGCAAATATGGAAAAACTCAATGTCTCAGAGAGACCTCAGGTAATGTTCAACAAAACCTTTTTTTATACATGATTAGAGACCTTTGGGTGCCTGAGTTTTCTCCGTGTTTTGAGAGTAAGGTCACTACTCTCTTCAAGGAAGCTAACAGACATCGCATTGAATCTCAACAGACTTATAGAGAAGCACAAGCTATTTTATTAAAATACCTAGATATCCCATATCATTATCATTTGTCAAATGCCCCAATATCAATTCGTGCATTGCGAGAATCGTTCCTTAAAACAGGCCGTTTGGATGCAGAGTATTACCAGCCAAAGTATGACTCTTTGATTCAAGCCATTAGGAGTTATCACAATGGATATGCTCAATTTGCTGATGTTTTTAATCTTCGGGACCAAAACGTTGTGCCTAAGCCCAACCAAGAGTATCAATATATTGAATTGGCCAATGTAGGGAGTCTGGGACAAATCAACGATATAACAAAGGCACTCGGGAAAGAATTGCCGAGTCGTGCTCGACGTATGGTTAAAACCAATGATGTAATTCTCTCTTCCATTGAGGGTTCAATGAATAGCATCGCGTTAATTCCTAAGGAGTACAATAACGCGCTTTGCTCAACAGGTTTTTATGTACTTAACTCCGAAACTCTCAAACCAGAAGTGACGCTTATTCTCTTCCAATCGTTGTTTATGCAAGATTTGTTAAAACGTGGTTGCTCTGGAACAATTCTCACCAGTCTAAATAGAAATGACTTGTTTAATATTCCCATTCCAATCTTGGACGGCGAAATACAGAATAAAATTTCGTCGTATGTTCAAGAAAGCATGAGATACCGCCAACAAGCAAAAGAATTACTTCATCTGGCGACAGAATCTGTTGAATTGGCTATTGACAAAAGTGAAGATGACGCTGTCGTAATGCTGACAGACAGACAGACAGACAGACAGACAGACAGACACTAA
- a CDS encoding type II toxin-antitoxin system HicB family antitoxin, producing MIYLFTATFTKNDVSGYNARVPDLPGCITTGKDLSDAIDQMKDAMALWLVTAEDEGLEIPTPTPQSLLHCTPDTICSVLKADTVLYRSQTDTRATRKNVSLPL from the coding sequence ATGATTTATCTATTTACCGCAACGTTTACAAAAAACGACGTCTCTGGATATAATGCCCGCGTCCCTGATTTGCCGGGATGCATTACGACGGGCAAAGACCTCTCAGACGCAATCGACCAGATGAAAGACGCCATGGCCCTATGGCTTGTGACAGCAGAAGACGAGGGACTTGAGATCCCTACCCCAACACCTCAATCACTCTTACACTGCACTCCTGATACAATCTGCTCAGTGCTAAAAGCTGACACCGTTCTATATCGTTCGCAAACGGACACACGAGCCACGAGGAAAAACGTTTCTTTGCCTTTGTGA